The following proteins are encoded in a genomic region of Methylibium petroleiphilum PM1:
- the rpoZ gene encoding DNA-directed RNA polymerase subunit omega — protein sequence MARITVEDCLTKIPNRFQLVLAATYRARMLSQGHAPKVESKNKPGVTALREIAEGHVGLEMLRKVPV from the coding sequence CACCGTCGAAGACTGCCTGACCAAGATCCCGAACCGCTTCCAGCTCGTGCTGGCAGCCACCTACCGGGCTCGCATGCTGAGCCAGGGCCATGCGCCCAAGGTCGAGAGCAAGAACAAGCCCGGCGTGACCGCGCTGCGCGAGATCGCCGAAGGCCATGTGGGCCTGGAGATGCTGCGCAAGGTGCCGGTCTAA
- a CDS encoding DUF6691 family protein — translation MLIFTSLLAGLLFGLGLIVAGMTNPAKVIGFLNLAGPWDPSLAFVMAGAIAVGTVAFLVARRRTVSLLGAAMQLPAARDIDRRLVLGSLVFGVGWGLAGFCPGPGLVALGMGEFKALVFVAAMLVGMGAFELLERRRRITATGVA, via the coding sequence ATGCTGATCTTCACGTCCCTGCTGGCCGGCCTGCTGTTCGGCCTGGGCCTCATCGTCGCCGGCATGACCAATCCGGCCAAGGTGATCGGTTTCCTGAACCTCGCCGGCCCGTGGGATCCGTCGCTGGCCTTCGTGATGGCCGGAGCGATCGCCGTGGGAACGGTGGCGTTCCTCGTCGCGCGCCGCCGCACCGTGTCCCTGCTGGGGGCTGCGATGCAATTGCCCGCGGCCCGCGACATCGATCGCCGGCTGGTGCTGGGCAGCCTGGTGTTCGGCGTAGGCTGGGGCCTGGCCGGGTTCTGCCCCGGTCCCGGACTGGTCGCCTTGGGCATGGGCGAGTTCAAGGCGCTGGTGTTCGTGGCGGCGATGCTCGTCGGCATGGGCGCGTTCGAGCTGTTGGAGCGGCGCCGGCGCATCACCGCAACCGGCGTCGCCTGA